AACCCCATGGCAATTGAGTCCCCAGCGATGGATTTCTCCAGAAGGCTTCGAGAGCTGGCAGGAAACAGTTCCACCCCTCCGCCAGTCTCACCCAGTCGCACCAACCCTATGCATCGCCTATTGAATCCTTTCCAGCCGAGTCCTAAATCACCTTTTTTGAGCACCCCACCACTGCCTCCCatgccccccagcagcactaCGCCTCCCCAGCCTCAGGCCAAGAGCAAGTCCTGTGAATTTTGTGGGAAAACATTCAAGTTCCAGAGTAACCTTATTGTGCACCGGCGCagtcacacaggagaaaagccCTACAAGTGTCAGCTCTGTGACCACGCTTGCTCCCAGGCCAGCAAACTAAAACGCCACATGAAAACGCATATGCATAAAGCTGGCTCCATGACGGGCAGGTCAGATGATGGACTGTCCACCACTAGTTCCCCCGAGCCGGGCACAAGTGAGCTCACTGGAGAGGGACTGAAATCCAGTGAGGCAGATTTCAGGAATGAGAGCGATCCTTCCCTGGGCCATGACaatgaagaagaggaagaggaggaggaggaggaggaggagctcGAAAACGAGAGCCGGCCAGAGTCGAGCTTCAGTATGGACTCGGAGCTGAGTCGTAACCGAGAAAATGGCTCCAAGTCGCTGCCGGACGAGAAATCCCTTGTCTTGGGAAAAGTCATTGAGAATGTAAGTCTAGGTGCCATCCAGCAATACAACGACATGCtagctgaaaaacagaagaggagtAGCTTCATGAAAAGGTCTTCTGACCAGCGAGACTTGTGTCCTCGAGATCTCTGCCAGAGAGATCCAGGTGATGAAGACTCAGTGGTAGGAGAGCTAGACCGCACTGAAGAAGGGACAGTCAATGGAAGAAACTTTGGCCCGGGTGAACCCTTCCCAAACTTGTTCCCCCGCAAGCCGACGCCTATCACGAGCCCCAGTTTAAACAATTCCTCTAAACGAATAAAGGTAGAGAAAGATTTGGACTTGCCACCAGCAACAATAATACCTTCCGAAAACGTTTACTCCCAGTGGCTGGTAGGGTACGCAGCATCGCGGCACTTCATGAAGGATCCGTTCCTCGGATTCACAGACTCCCGACAATCCCCCTTTGCGACCTCTTCCGAGCACTCGTCGGAGAACGGGAGCCTGCGTTTCTCCACCCCGCCGGGGGACATGCTGGACGGGGGGCTCTCAGGGCGCAGCGGCACAGCGAGTGGAGGCAGCACCCCCCACATcagcggccccggccccgggcgaCCCAGTTCGAAGGAAGGGCGCAGGAGCGATACATGTGAGTACTGTGGCAAGGTCTTTAAGAACTGCAGCAATTTGACGGTGCACCGTCGGAGCCACACTGGAGAGCGGCCTTACAAATGCGAGCTCTGCAACTATGCATGTGCCCAGAGCAGTAAGCTGACGCGCCATATGAAAACGCATGGCCAGATAGGGAAGGAGGTCTACCGCTGCGACATTTGCCAGATGCCCTTCAGTGTTTACAGCACCCTGgagaaacacatgaaaaagtGGCATGGAGAACATTTGCTGACAAATGACGTCAAAATtgagcaggcagaaagaagctaaggccccccacccccccgccccccccccacccccccatcccctccccacccccgctAGGTTAAATTTCAGGGGTCTAGGTACCATTTTATTTGTACAGTTTAACTATTGCCAACTGAGAAAAGATGACCTAACTTGCCTCCGTAAACATAACTTAGCATAACTATGGTAGGTGCCAGACTTTGGCACTTAAATGTAACCTGTGTCTACAAAGTTCTATTAAACCCGAGGGTTGATTAAGGCAGTAAAAATTGTGGAGCCTTTTAACTGTgcaataatttctgtatttattgggtttttgtaattttttggcATGTGCaggtacttttttttattctttctctttaaatttcttttaaaattttgttgggtatccctttttaattttaccCAGTCGTAGCCTGAGATTACTTGCATTGTAGGGGAGAaacatatcttttaaaattataatttttggGCCGCTGCTTTGTTGAAATTTAAGCTAAGCATGTGTAATTTCTTGTGAAGAAGCCAGCAtttgaacagaaatatttcttttttctttcctttcttttttccctttcctcttcttaaATAACCTTGAATATTAGGGAAGACAAAATTGTACAGCGGATAACAATCTTTAAAATTAGCACTTTGTTTTGGAATTGGATCGAATATGGAGCACTGACAATGTGGCTGATGATAGAGGGGCCTTTTCTGGATGAATTTCATCACTAAAGTTAGGGCAACAAAATGTCATAGGTGCAGAAGGCAGCTACAttcaaaaaacagaaacattcttAATTGTGCATTACTATCGGATACTTTCTTCTTGTTGTTAAGAACTCTGCCAACATAATGGTGCCACTTCGTCATTTCTCTGGGGtgtccttccctccctcttcccctcccatgACTTTtcccagaaacagaaaaagtacCATCTTGAGTATtgcaatattattttcaaaCCTTGGAGGAGCCAAAtgccatcttttttctttttaaacagcaaaatcatAAATTTGGCTTCAGGACATCTACTTTAGTCGAGATTTGCTGCAGTTAAAATAATGACGTGGGGTTGGGAAAGTGTGAATTTCTCAATGAAAAGCCTCAGCTTATAAGCATATGGTTTATGAAcagaaatattagaaatatCTTATATGATGTTGTtataaggaagggaaaaataaattctagttGATTTACCTGTCTTGGCAAGATTCCACTCCTACTGAAGTCAGTAAGAGTTTTCCCCTTGACTTAATTAGGAACAGAATGGAACTGAATTCAGACAAAAGCATTATGACAGAAAAAagtgaagagaagaaaaatgcaccTGCTTGACTTTCAAATTCCAAATTTTATAGAGCCTGTTATGACTAATATTAGCAAACAGTGGAAAATTATGGTTAGAGATTTTAATTATGTTGACCCGCACtttaaagcttttgtttgtGGTTAAGAGAAAAATGGCTTCTCAACAAGAAATTACATCATATTCTTCTACTTGGCCCAAAGGTGGGTTAAACTGTAAGGGAACAGCTGAGATTAAGTGTCAGTGTTGCTAAGCATGGCATTCACAATACTGGcactataaagaaaaataaataaaaataatttattggaCAGTTTTTCTACTGCCATTCAATTTGACGTGAGTGCCTTGAAAACTGATCTTCCTATTTGAGTCTCTTGagacaaatgcaaaatgtttttgtgaaatggaaagacttttaaaaaaaaaaagtaaaacaagaaaagtacattctttagaaaaaaagagccacatttacttaaaaaaaattactggttGAAGATAGTGGACATGAAAATGCCATAAGACCCAATCAAATGAAGATGTATACCCAGCACAACTTCGGACATCCATTAGCTGAATtattctcagcctttttttttttttcaggacaacGCTGCTTAGGAAATGGAATGGAAATGATTTACTGCTGAATTAAAACTCAAATGACACAAATTACAAGTTGTTATCATTGaatgagaaaaaacaattcAGGAACAAtggctaattttttttaaaagttaaatttagTGCACTCTGTCTTAAAATACGTTTACAGTATTGAATACATACAAgggtaaaaaagaaattgtgtgtatgtgtgtttgagcaatcttttttttttcaaagtttgcttaataggttattaaaaaaaaatgccataatgGC
This genomic stretch from Falco naumanni isolate bFalNau1 chromosome 7, bFalNau1.pat, whole genome shotgun sequence harbors:
- the BCL11B gene encoding B-cell lymphoma/leukemia 11B isoform X4; translated protein: MSRRKQGNPQHLSQREIITQADHVEPALADEDESLAIAEPGGISIAAGGTDPDLLTCGQCQMNFPLGDILVFIEHKRKQCNGTGGACYEKSMDKSSPPPSSRAELRKVSEPVEIGIQVTPDEEDRLLTPTKGICPKQENIAGKDEPSSYICTTCKQPFNSAWFLLQHAQNTHGFRIYLETSPSNSSLTPRITIPPPLGPETVAQSPLMNFLGDNNPFNLLRMTGPILREHPGFGEGRLPNTPPLFSPPPRHHLDPHRLSAEEMGLVAQHPSAFDRVMRLNPMAIESPAMDFSRRLRELAGNSSTPPPVSPSRTNPMHRLLNPFQPSPKSPFLSTPPLPPMPPSSTTPPQPQAKSKSCEFCGKTFKFQSNLIVHRRSHTGEKPYKCQLCDHACSQASKLKRHMKTHMHKAGSMTGRSDDGLSTTSSPEPGTSELTGEGLKSSEADFRNESDPSLGHDNEEEEEEEEEEEELENESRPESSFSMDSELSRNRENGSKSLPDEKSLVLGKVIENVSLGAIQQYNDMLAEKQKRSSFMKRSSDQRDLCPRDLCQRDPGDEDSVVGELDRTEEGTVNGRNFGPGEPFPNLFPRKPTPITSPSLNNSSKRIKVEKDLDLPPATIIPSENVYSQWLVGYAASRHFMKDPFLGFTDSRQSPFATSSEHSSENGSLRFSTPPGDMLDGGLSGRSGTASGGSTPHISGPGPGRPSSKEGRRSDTCEYCGKVFKNCSNLTVHRRSHTGERPYKCELCNYACAQSSKLTRHMKTHGQIGKEVYRCDICQMPFSVYSTLEKHMKKWHGEHLLTNDVKIEQAERS
- the BCL11B gene encoding B-cell lymphoma/leukemia 11B isoform X2; this encodes MSRRKQGNPQHLSQREIITQADHVEPALADEDESLAIAEPGGISIAAGGTDPDLLTCGQCQMNFPLGDILVFIEHKRKQCNGTGGACYEKSMDKSSPPPSSRAELRKVSEPVEIGIQVTPDEEDRLLTPTKGICPKQENIAGPSRPANLPGAPIAASSHPHTSVITSPLRALASLPPCLSLPCCGARAVSVGGTQTEIQTETSGTFGCHCQLSGKDEPSSYICTTCKQPFNSAWFLLQHAQNTHGFRIYLETSPSNSSLTPRITIPPPLGPETVAQSPLMNFLGDNNPFNLLRMTGPILREHPGFGEGRLPNTPPLFSPPPRHHLDPHRLSAEEMGLVAQHPSAFDRVMRLNPMAIESPAMDFSRRLRELAGNSSTPPPVSPSRTNPMHRLLNPFQPSPKSPFLSTPPLPPMPPSSTTPPQPQAKSKSCEFCGKTFKFQSNLIVHRRSHTGEKPYKCQLCDHACSQASKLKRHMKTHMHKAGSMTGRSDDGLSTTSSPEPGTSELTGEGLKSSEADFRNESDPSLGHDNEEEEEEEEEEEELENESRPESSFSMDSELSRNRENGSKSLPDEKSLVLGKVIENVSLGAIQQYNDMLAEKQKRSSFMKRSSDQRDLCPRDLCQRDPGDEDSVVGELDRTEEGTVNGRNFGPGEPFPNLFPRKPTPITSPSLNNSSKRIKVEKDLDLPPATIIPSENVYSQWLVGYAASRHFMKDPFLGFTDSRQSPFATSSEHSSENGSLRFSTPPGDMLDGGLSGRSGTASGGSTPHISGPGPGRPSSKEGRRSDTCEYCGKVFKNCSNLTVHRRSHTGERPYKCELCNYACAQSSKLTRHMKTHGQIGKEVYRCDICQMPFSVYSTLEKHMKKWHGEHLLTNDVKIEQAERS
- the BCL11B gene encoding B-cell lymphoma/leukemia 11B isoform X1, with product MSRRKQGNPQHLSQREIITPEADHVEPALADEDESLAIAEPGGISIAAGGTDPDLLTCGQCQMNFPLGDILVFIEHKRKQCNGTGGACYEKSMDKSSPPPSSRAELRKVSEPVEIGIQVTPDEEDRLLTPTKGICPKQENIAGPSRPANLPGAPIAASSHPHTSVITSPLRALASLPPCLSLPCCGARAVSVGGTQTEIQTETSGTFGCHCQLSGKDEPSSYICTTCKQPFNSAWFLLQHAQNTHGFRIYLETSPSNSSLTPRITIPPPLGPETVAQSPLMNFLGDNNPFNLLRMTGPILREHPGFGEGRLPNTPPLFSPPPRHHLDPHRLSAEEMGLVAQHPSAFDRVMRLNPMAIESPAMDFSRRLRELAGNSSTPPPVSPSRTNPMHRLLNPFQPSPKSPFLSTPPLPPMPPSSTTPPQPQAKSKSCEFCGKTFKFQSNLIVHRRSHTGEKPYKCQLCDHACSQASKLKRHMKTHMHKAGSMTGRSDDGLSTTSSPEPGTSELTGEGLKSSEADFRNESDPSLGHDNEEEEEEEEEEEELENESRPESSFSMDSELSRNRENGSKSLPDEKSLVLGKVIENVSLGAIQQYNDMLAEKQKRSSFMKRSSDQRDLCPRDLCQRDPGDEDSVVGELDRTEEGTVNGRNFGPGEPFPNLFPRKPTPITSPSLNNSSKRIKVEKDLDLPPATIIPSENVYSQWLVGYAASRHFMKDPFLGFTDSRQSPFATSSEHSSENGSLRFSTPPGDMLDGGLSGRSGTASGGSTPHISGPGPGRPSSKEGRRSDTCEYCGKVFKNCSNLTVHRRSHTGERPYKCELCNYACAQSSKLTRHMKTHGQIGKEVYRCDICQMPFSVYSTLEKHMKKWHGEHLLTNDVKIEQAERS
- the BCL11B gene encoding B-cell lymphoma/leukemia 11B isoform X3, with protein sequence MSRRKQGNPQHLSQREIITPEADHVEPALADEDESLAIAEPGGISIAAGGTDPDLLTCGQCQMNFPLGDILVFIEHKRKQCNGTGGACYEKSMDKSSPPPSSRAELRKVSEPVEIGIQVTPDEEDRLLTPTKGICPKQENIAGKDEPSSYICTTCKQPFNSAWFLLQHAQNTHGFRIYLETSPSNSSLTPRITIPPPLGPETVAQSPLMNFLGDNNPFNLLRMTGPILREHPGFGEGRLPNTPPLFSPPPRHHLDPHRLSAEEMGLVAQHPSAFDRVMRLNPMAIESPAMDFSRRLRELAGNSSTPPPVSPSRTNPMHRLLNPFQPSPKSPFLSTPPLPPMPPSSTTPPQPQAKSKSCEFCGKTFKFQSNLIVHRRSHTGEKPYKCQLCDHACSQASKLKRHMKTHMHKAGSMTGRSDDGLSTTSSPEPGTSELTGEGLKSSEADFRNESDPSLGHDNEEEEEEEEEEEELENESRPESSFSMDSELSRNRENGSKSLPDEKSLVLGKVIENVSLGAIQQYNDMLAEKQKRSSFMKRSSDQRDLCPRDLCQRDPGDEDSVVGELDRTEEGTVNGRNFGPGEPFPNLFPRKPTPITSPSLNNSSKRIKVEKDLDLPPATIIPSENVYSQWLVGYAASRHFMKDPFLGFTDSRQSPFATSSEHSSENGSLRFSTPPGDMLDGGLSGRSGTASGGSTPHISGPGPGRPSSKEGRRSDTCEYCGKVFKNCSNLTVHRRSHTGERPYKCELCNYACAQSSKLTRHMKTHGQIGKEVYRCDICQMPFSVYSTLEKHMKKWHGEHLLTNDVKIEQAERS